The proteins below come from a single Cryptosporangium aurantiacum genomic window:
- the pyrR gene encoding bifunctional pyr operon transcriptional regulator/uracil phosphoribosyltransferase PyrR, producing the protein MPEGTTPVDREILDDAAVSRTVDRIAHQILEKTDGGADTVLLGIPTRGTPLARRLAERIETFTGVRLPVGALDVTLYRDDLRLRGPRALERTDLPSDGVDGRRVILVDDVLFSGRTIRAALDALSDLGRPRIVQLAVLVDRGHRELPIRADYVGKNLPTSRTESVRVQLREVDDRDAVVLARAEVEA; encoded by the coding sequence GTGCCGGAGGGCACGACCCCGGTAGACCGGGAGATCCTCGATGACGCGGCGGTATCCCGAACCGTCGACCGGATCGCACACCAGATCCTGGAGAAGACCGACGGTGGCGCCGACACCGTTCTGCTCGGCATCCCGACCCGCGGCACCCCGCTCGCCCGGCGACTGGCCGAGCGGATCGAGACCTTCACCGGCGTGCGGCTCCCGGTCGGCGCCCTCGACGTCACGCTCTACCGCGACGACCTGCGGCTGCGCGGTCCGCGCGCCCTGGAGCGCACCGACCTGCCCAGCGACGGCGTTGACGGCCGCCGGGTGATCCTGGTCGACGACGTGCTGTTCTCCGGCCGGACGATCCGCGCCGCGCTCGACGCCCTGTCCGACCTCGGTCGCCCGCGGATCGTCCAGCTCGCCGTTCTCGTCGACCGCGGGCACCGCGAACTGCCGATCCGGGCCGACTACGTCGGCAAGAACCTGCCGACCTCCCGCACCGAGAGCGTCCGGGTGCAGCTCCGCGAGGTCGACGACCGGGACGCGGTCGTGCTGGCCAGGGCGGAGGTGGAGGCGTGA
- a CDS encoding transcriptional regulator: MSDYAKALGARLRAIRQQQGLSLQGVEEKSGGRWKAVVVGSYERGDRAVTVARLNELAEFYRVPIAELLPGDGPGRHEGASKVVIDLERLEQLPGDELGAVQRFARSIQQQRGDYNGRVLSIRADDLRTLAIVFDVSPAGLIEKLTEWNVLVATPIRP; encoded by the coding sequence ATGTCCGATTACGCCAAGGCCCTCGGCGCCCGGCTGCGAGCCATCCGGCAGCAGCAGGGCCTCTCGCTACAGGGGGTGGAGGAGAAGTCCGGTGGTCGCTGGAAGGCGGTCGTCGTCGGGTCGTACGAGCGCGGCGACCGGGCTGTCACCGTCGCCCGCCTCAACGAGCTGGCCGAGTTCTACCGGGTCCCGATCGCGGAGCTCCTGCCCGGCGACGGCCCCGGTCGCCACGAGGGCGCGAGCAAGGTCGTGATCGACCTCGAGCGGCTCGAGCAGCTGCCCGGCGACGAGCTCGGTGCCGTGCAGCGGTTCGCCCGCAGCATCCAGCAGCAGCGCGGTGACTACAACGGCCGGGTGCTCTCGATCCGCGCCGACGACCTCCGCACGCTCGCGATCGTCTTCGACGTCTCGCCCGCCGGCCTGATCGAGAAGCTGACCGAGTGGAACGTGCTGGTCGCCACCCCGATCCGGCCGTAG